A section of the Oreochromis aureus strain Israel breed Guangdong linkage group 22, ZZ_aureus, whole genome shotgun sequence genome encodes:
- the si:ch211-13c6.2 gene encoding uncharacterized protein si:ch211-13c6.2 isoform X1 has protein sequence MMDNFETPYEEEDIAFIECEICEKSLRGDTLYKIHLTTPGHIKKEGGLVTSGRSVRRHVPEFKDIIEYLDYLNLDEPIIGLNFLEEGPPSDRQIGPKYLCKLCNQSAVLAEMVCHVIGRKHRQKYVELKRPDLVTWDRPSVQTLGGKIMRAKAEIIERQDGRGTPKSLFKKGNESRSNSSRAFQRQRQNREQTNPQDLPPLLPELKDYHRRKHASSYPNASAFPPNEPNMNVDRRSQRENRLSNERTRDEPRRSDFREGHAYREGYMDSDYRLQYEEGYGGDSQRSLALERGDAPKYDFREELPRGLGQSDYYPEGVPPYRRAYPERESVQDFHSEDVRGGNGRSEYSPSQAMYPEGDKLRWSLEREADRHDGMNKAGRQGSSEPEARRRNFSPSMEGDRSRDNLFNIIQDYRHEMREAHQDEAVDRRAGGPASQRHMDVGRTISNIPEPFRRFLKGGAEDDVHGKRKRKSRFSDATPEEVEGTREMYGDNYGSPNPKFGGDARPGSAPMSGGQFSDLYREPQGPHHPEMNQRGGSESEGVFDMLSNIEIENAEEADFLKSKLCNLLKEFKTKKMEKAVQNSHGREGIPRNYSNMELDPRQPPFERTMRDDSHHRQSEDLDFRDWRQREHLPEERHNVYPPPAHEDSRYSKRGRFEEESGAPHTNCLDEPPYYPERFPESLPSRDYQPPVGEFFDSHSSAPPHHMEQESRMPRGPRYSNNLDKITSALLELVARK, from the exons ATGATGGATAACTTCGAAACGCCATACGAGGAGGAGGATATCGCGTTTATTGAATGCGAG ATCTGTGAAAAATCCTTAAGGGGTGATACCCTGTACAAGATACACCTGACCACCCCAGGACATATAAAG AAAGAGGGTGGCTTAGTAACTTCTG GACGGTCTGTCAGAAGACACGTACCGGAGTTTAAGGATATTATAGAGTACCTGGATTACCTGAATCTGGATGAGCCTATCATTG GTTTGAACTTTTTGGAAGAGGGGCCTCCTAGTGACCGACAAATAGGCCCCAAATACTTATGTAAGCTCTGTAATCAGTCAGCTGTCCTTGCAGAAATGGTCTGTCATGTGATTGGACGCAAACACAGGCAGAAATATGTG GAATTGAAGCGGCCTGACTTGGTGACCTGGGATAGACCCTCTGTACAAACCCTCGGGGGGAAGATCATGCGCGCTAAAGCAGAAATAATAGAGAGACAGGATGGTAGAGGGACTCCAAAG tcattgtTCAAAAAGGGGAACGAGAGTAGATCAAACAGCTCAAGAG CTTTCCAAAGGCAGAGGCAAAACAGGGAGCAGACGAACCCACAAGATTTGCCACCACTCCTACCCGAACTCAAGGACTATCACCGAAGGAAGCATGCCTCAAGTTACCCAAACGCATCTGCATTTCCTCCGAATGAACCTAACATGAACGTAGACAGGCGCAGCCAGCGGGAGAACAGGCTTAGCAATGAGCGCACCAGAGATGAACCGCGAAGGTCGGATTTCAGGGAAGGCCATGCGTACAGAGAAGGCTACATGGACTCTGATTATCGTCTTCAGTATGAAGAGGGATATGGTGGAGATTCACAAAGAAGTTTGGCACTTGAGCGAGGTGATGCTCCCAAGTATGATTTTAGGGAGGAGTTGCCTCGTGGCCTTGGTCAGTCTGACTATTACCCTGAGGGGGTGCCTCCTTATAGAAGAGCCTATCCAGAAAGAGAGTCTGTTCAGGATTTCCACTCTGAGGATGTCAGGGGTGGGAACGGTCGTTCTGAGTATTCACCCTCCCAGGCCATGTACCCTGAAGGTGATAAACTGCGGTGGTCCCTGGAGAGGGAAGCTGATAGGCACGACGGTATGAACAAAGCAGGTAGACAGGGATCAAGTGAACCAGAAGCCAGGAGGAGGAACTTCTCTCCATCTATGGAGGGGGACCGATCACGTGACAATTTGTTCAATATAATTCAAGATTATCGTCATGAGATGAGAGAGGCGCATCAAGATGAGGCAGTTGATAGGAGAGCAGGAGGCCCAGCCTCACAGAGACACATGGATGTTGGCAGAACCATTTCTAACATCCCAGAGCCATTCAGGCGGTTCCTGAAAGGAGGCGCCGAAGATGATGTTCACggtaaaaggaaaagaaagagccGCTTCTCCGATGCCACTCCAGAGGAAGTGGAAGGGACAAGGGAGAT GTATGGGGATAATTATGGATCTCCAAATCCAAAGTTTGGAGGTGACGCAAGGCCAGGTAGTGCACCAATGAGTGGAGGACAATTTTCAGACCTCTACAGAGAACCACAG GGTCCACATCATCCTGAAATGAACCAAAGAGGAGGCTCTGAGTCGGAGGGCGTCTTTGATATGCTG AGCAACATTGAAATTGAGAATGCTGAAGAGGCTGACTTCTTGAAAAGTAAACTTTGCAACCTGCTTAAAGAATTCAAAACGAAAAAGATGGAGAAAGCTGTG CAGAACAGCCACGGTCGAGAAGGGATCCCCAGAAACTACAGCAACATGGAGCTGGACCCTCGACAGCCGCCGTTCGAGAGGACCATGAGAGATGATTCGCACCACAGACAGTCAGAAGACCTCGACTTCAGAGACTGGAGGCAGCGTGAGCATCTTCCAGAGGAGCGGCACAATGTTTATCCCCCCCCTGCACACGAAGATTCCAGATACTCAAAAAGAGGCCGCTTTGAAG aggaATCTGGAGCTCCTCATACAAACTGCTTAGATGAGCCGCCCTATTATCCTGAAAGGTTTCCAGAATCCCTGCCGTCTCGTGACTACCAGCCTCCTGTTGGAGAGTTTTTCGACTCTCACTCTTCTGCACCTCCCCACCACATGGAACAAGAATCCAGGATGCCCAGAGGACCCCGGTACTCTAACAACCTGGACAAAATCACCTCCGCCCTCCTGGAACTTGTGGCAAGGAAATAA
- the si:ch211-13c6.2 gene encoding uncharacterized protein si:ch211-13c6.2 isoform X2: MMDNFETPYEEEDIAFIECEICEKSLRGDTLYKIHLTTPGHIKKEGGLVTSGRSVRRHVPEFKDIIEYLDYLNLDEPIIGLNFLEEGPPSDRQIGPKYLCKLCNQSAVLAEMVCHVIGRKHRQKYVELKRPDLVTWDRPSVQTLGGKIMRAKAEIIERQDGRGTPKSLFKKGNESRSNSSRAFQRQRQNREQTNPQDLPPLLPELKDYHRRKHASSYPNASAFPPNEPNMNVDRRSQRENRLSNERTRDEPRRSDFREGHAYREGYMDSDYRLQYEEGYGGDSQRSLALERGDAPKYDFREELPRGLGQSDYYPEGVPPYRRAYPERESVQDFHSEDVRGGNGRSEYSPSQAMYPEGDKLRWSLEREADRHDGMNKAGRQGSSEPEARRRNFSPSMEGDRSRDNLFNIIQDYRHEMREAHQDEAVDRRAGGPASQRHMDVGRTISNIPEPFRRFLKGGAEDDVHGKRKRKSRFSDATPEEVEGTREMYGDNYGSPNPKFGGDARPGSAPMSGGQFSDLYREPQGPHHPEMNQRGGSESEGVFDMLSNIEIENAEEADFLKSKLCNLLKEFKTKKMEKAVNSHGREGIPRNYSNMELDPRQPPFERTMRDDSHHRQSEDLDFRDWRQREHLPEERHNVYPPPAHEDSRYSKRGRFEEESGAPHTNCLDEPPYYPERFPESLPSRDYQPPVGEFFDSHSSAPPHHMEQESRMPRGPRYSNNLDKITSALLELVARK, translated from the exons ATGATGGATAACTTCGAAACGCCATACGAGGAGGAGGATATCGCGTTTATTGAATGCGAG ATCTGTGAAAAATCCTTAAGGGGTGATACCCTGTACAAGATACACCTGACCACCCCAGGACATATAAAG AAAGAGGGTGGCTTAGTAACTTCTG GACGGTCTGTCAGAAGACACGTACCGGAGTTTAAGGATATTATAGAGTACCTGGATTACCTGAATCTGGATGAGCCTATCATTG GTTTGAACTTTTTGGAAGAGGGGCCTCCTAGTGACCGACAAATAGGCCCCAAATACTTATGTAAGCTCTGTAATCAGTCAGCTGTCCTTGCAGAAATGGTCTGTCATGTGATTGGACGCAAACACAGGCAGAAATATGTG GAATTGAAGCGGCCTGACTTGGTGACCTGGGATAGACCCTCTGTACAAACCCTCGGGGGGAAGATCATGCGCGCTAAAGCAGAAATAATAGAGAGACAGGATGGTAGAGGGACTCCAAAG tcattgtTCAAAAAGGGGAACGAGAGTAGATCAAACAGCTCAAGAG CTTTCCAAAGGCAGAGGCAAAACAGGGAGCAGACGAACCCACAAGATTTGCCACCACTCCTACCCGAACTCAAGGACTATCACCGAAGGAAGCATGCCTCAAGTTACCCAAACGCATCTGCATTTCCTCCGAATGAACCTAACATGAACGTAGACAGGCGCAGCCAGCGGGAGAACAGGCTTAGCAATGAGCGCACCAGAGATGAACCGCGAAGGTCGGATTTCAGGGAAGGCCATGCGTACAGAGAAGGCTACATGGACTCTGATTATCGTCTTCAGTATGAAGAGGGATATGGTGGAGATTCACAAAGAAGTTTGGCACTTGAGCGAGGTGATGCTCCCAAGTATGATTTTAGGGAGGAGTTGCCTCGTGGCCTTGGTCAGTCTGACTATTACCCTGAGGGGGTGCCTCCTTATAGAAGAGCCTATCCAGAAAGAGAGTCTGTTCAGGATTTCCACTCTGAGGATGTCAGGGGTGGGAACGGTCGTTCTGAGTATTCACCCTCCCAGGCCATGTACCCTGAAGGTGATAAACTGCGGTGGTCCCTGGAGAGGGAAGCTGATAGGCACGACGGTATGAACAAAGCAGGTAGACAGGGATCAAGTGAACCAGAAGCCAGGAGGAGGAACTTCTCTCCATCTATGGAGGGGGACCGATCACGTGACAATTTGTTCAATATAATTCAAGATTATCGTCATGAGATGAGAGAGGCGCATCAAGATGAGGCAGTTGATAGGAGAGCAGGAGGCCCAGCCTCACAGAGACACATGGATGTTGGCAGAACCATTTCTAACATCCCAGAGCCATTCAGGCGGTTCCTGAAAGGAGGCGCCGAAGATGATGTTCACggtaaaaggaaaagaaagagccGCTTCTCCGATGCCACTCCAGAGGAAGTGGAAGGGACAAGGGAGAT GTATGGGGATAATTATGGATCTCCAAATCCAAAGTTTGGAGGTGACGCAAGGCCAGGTAGTGCACCAATGAGTGGAGGACAATTTTCAGACCTCTACAGAGAACCACAG GGTCCACATCATCCTGAAATGAACCAAAGAGGAGGCTCTGAGTCGGAGGGCGTCTTTGATATGCTG AGCAACATTGAAATTGAGAATGCTGAAGAGGCTGACTTCTTGAAAAGTAAACTTTGCAACCTGCTTAAAGAATTCAAAACGAAAAAGATGGAGAAAGCTGTG AACAGCCACGGTCGAGAAGGGATCCCCAGAAACTACAGCAACATGGAGCTGGACCCTCGACAGCCGCCGTTCGAGAGGACCATGAGAGATGATTCGCACCACAGACAGTCAGAAGACCTCGACTTCAGAGACTGGAGGCAGCGTGAGCATCTTCCAGAGGAGCGGCACAATGTTTATCCCCCCCCTGCACACGAAGATTCCAGATACTCAAAAAGAGGCCGCTTTGAAG aggaATCTGGAGCTCCTCATACAAACTGCTTAGATGAGCCGCCCTATTATCCTGAAAGGTTTCCAGAATCCCTGCCGTCTCGTGACTACCAGCCTCCTGTTGGAGAGTTTTTCGACTCTCACTCTTCTGCACCTCCCCACCACATGGAACAAGAATCCAGGATGCCCAGAGGACCCCGGTACTCTAACAACCTGGACAAAATCACCTCCGCCCTCCTGGAACTTGTGGCAAGGAAATAA
- the si:ch211-13c6.2 gene encoding uncharacterized protein si:ch211-13c6.2 isoform X3, producing the protein MMDNFETPYEEEDIAFIECEICEKSLRGDTLYKIHLTTPGHIKKEGGLVTSGRSVRRHVPEFKDIIEYLDYLNLDEPIIGLNFLEEGPPSDRQIGPKYLCKLCNQSAVLAEMVCHVIGRKHRQKYVELKRPDLVTWDRPSVQTLGGKIMRAKAEIIERQDGRGTPKSLFKKGNESRSNSSRAFQRQRQNREQTNPQDLPPLLPELKDYHRRKHASSYPNASAFPPNEPNMNVDRRSQRENRLSNERTRDEPRRSDFREGHAYREGYMDSDYRLQYEEGYGGDSQRSLALERGDAPKYDFREELPRGLGQSDYYPEGVPPYRRAYPERESVQDFHSEDVRGGNGRSEYSPSQAMYPEGDKLRWSLEREADRHDGMNKAGRQGSSEPEARRRNFSPSMEGDRSRDNLFNIIQDYRHEMREAHQDEAVDRRAGGPASQRHMDVGRTISNIPEPFRRFLKGGAEDDVHGKRKRKSRFSDATPEEVEGTREMYGDNYGSPNPKFGGDARPGSAPMSGGQFSDLYREPQGPHHPEMNQRGGSESEGVFDMLSNIEIENAEEADFLKSKLCNLLKEFKTKKMEKAVQNSHGREGIPRNYSNMELDPRQPPFERTMRDDSHHRQSEDLDFRDWRQREHLPEERHNVYPPPAHEDSRYSKRGRFEVAGCDVPSSVLSSQFHMNMCL; encoded by the exons ATGATGGATAACTTCGAAACGCCATACGAGGAGGAGGATATCGCGTTTATTGAATGCGAG ATCTGTGAAAAATCCTTAAGGGGTGATACCCTGTACAAGATACACCTGACCACCCCAGGACATATAAAG AAAGAGGGTGGCTTAGTAACTTCTG GACGGTCTGTCAGAAGACACGTACCGGAGTTTAAGGATATTATAGAGTACCTGGATTACCTGAATCTGGATGAGCCTATCATTG GTTTGAACTTTTTGGAAGAGGGGCCTCCTAGTGACCGACAAATAGGCCCCAAATACTTATGTAAGCTCTGTAATCAGTCAGCTGTCCTTGCAGAAATGGTCTGTCATGTGATTGGACGCAAACACAGGCAGAAATATGTG GAATTGAAGCGGCCTGACTTGGTGACCTGGGATAGACCCTCTGTACAAACCCTCGGGGGGAAGATCATGCGCGCTAAAGCAGAAATAATAGAGAGACAGGATGGTAGAGGGACTCCAAAG tcattgtTCAAAAAGGGGAACGAGAGTAGATCAAACAGCTCAAGAG CTTTCCAAAGGCAGAGGCAAAACAGGGAGCAGACGAACCCACAAGATTTGCCACCACTCCTACCCGAACTCAAGGACTATCACCGAAGGAAGCATGCCTCAAGTTACCCAAACGCATCTGCATTTCCTCCGAATGAACCTAACATGAACGTAGACAGGCGCAGCCAGCGGGAGAACAGGCTTAGCAATGAGCGCACCAGAGATGAACCGCGAAGGTCGGATTTCAGGGAAGGCCATGCGTACAGAGAAGGCTACATGGACTCTGATTATCGTCTTCAGTATGAAGAGGGATATGGTGGAGATTCACAAAGAAGTTTGGCACTTGAGCGAGGTGATGCTCCCAAGTATGATTTTAGGGAGGAGTTGCCTCGTGGCCTTGGTCAGTCTGACTATTACCCTGAGGGGGTGCCTCCTTATAGAAGAGCCTATCCAGAAAGAGAGTCTGTTCAGGATTTCCACTCTGAGGATGTCAGGGGTGGGAACGGTCGTTCTGAGTATTCACCCTCCCAGGCCATGTACCCTGAAGGTGATAAACTGCGGTGGTCCCTGGAGAGGGAAGCTGATAGGCACGACGGTATGAACAAAGCAGGTAGACAGGGATCAAGTGAACCAGAAGCCAGGAGGAGGAACTTCTCTCCATCTATGGAGGGGGACCGATCACGTGACAATTTGTTCAATATAATTCAAGATTATCGTCATGAGATGAGAGAGGCGCATCAAGATGAGGCAGTTGATAGGAGAGCAGGAGGCCCAGCCTCACAGAGACACATGGATGTTGGCAGAACCATTTCTAACATCCCAGAGCCATTCAGGCGGTTCCTGAAAGGAGGCGCCGAAGATGATGTTCACggtaaaaggaaaagaaagagccGCTTCTCCGATGCCACTCCAGAGGAAGTGGAAGGGACAAGGGAGAT GTATGGGGATAATTATGGATCTCCAAATCCAAAGTTTGGAGGTGACGCAAGGCCAGGTAGTGCACCAATGAGTGGAGGACAATTTTCAGACCTCTACAGAGAACCACAG GGTCCACATCATCCTGAAATGAACCAAAGAGGAGGCTCTGAGTCGGAGGGCGTCTTTGATATGCTG AGCAACATTGAAATTGAGAATGCTGAAGAGGCTGACTTCTTGAAAAGTAAACTTTGCAACCTGCTTAAAGAATTCAAAACGAAAAAGATGGAGAAAGCTGTG CAGAACAGCCACGGTCGAGAAGGGATCCCCAGAAACTACAGCAACATGGAGCTGGACCCTCGACAGCCGCCGTTCGAGAGGACCATGAGAGATGATTCGCACCACAGACAGTCAGAAGACCTCGACTTCAGAGACTGGAGGCAGCGTGAGCATCTTCCAGAGGAGCGGCACAATGTTTATCCCCCCCCTGCACACGAAGATTCCAGATACTCAAAAAGAGGCCGCTTTGAAG TTGCAGGCTGTGATGTTCCCAGCTCTGTGCTTTCAAGTCAGTTCCACATGAACATGTGTCTGTAG
- the si:ch211-13c6.2 gene encoding uncharacterized protein si:ch211-13c6.2 isoform X4, which translates to MVCHVIGRKHRQKYVELKRPDLVTWDRPSVQTLGGKIMRAKAEIIERQDGRGTPKSLFKKGNESRSNSSRAFQRQRQNREQTNPQDLPPLLPELKDYHRRKHASSYPNASAFPPNEPNMNVDRRSQRENRLSNERTRDEPRRSDFREGHAYREGYMDSDYRLQYEEGYGGDSQRSLALERGDAPKYDFREELPRGLGQSDYYPEGVPPYRRAYPERESVQDFHSEDVRGGNGRSEYSPSQAMYPEGDKLRWSLEREADRHDGMNKAGRQGSSEPEARRRNFSPSMEGDRSRDNLFNIIQDYRHEMREAHQDEAVDRRAGGPASQRHMDVGRTISNIPEPFRRFLKGGAEDDVHGKRKRKSRFSDATPEEVEGTREMYGDNYGSPNPKFGGDARPGSAPMSGGQFSDLYREPQGPHHPEMNQRGGSESEGVFDMLSNIEIENAEEADFLKSKLCNLLKEFKTKKMEKAVQNSHGREGIPRNYSNMELDPRQPPFERTMRDDSHHRQSEDLDFRDWRQREHLPEERHNVYPPPAHEDSRYSKRGRFEEESGAPHTNCLDEPPYYPERFPESLPSRDYQPPVGEFFDSHSSAPPHHMEQESRMPRGPRYSNNLDKITSALLELVARK; encoded by the exons ATGGTCTGTCATGTGATTGGACGCAAACACAGGCAGAAATATGTG GAATTGAAGCGGCCTGACTTGGTGACCTGGGATAGACCCTCTGTACAAACCCTCGGGGGGAAGATCATGCGCGCTAAAGCAGAAATAATAGAGAGACAGGATGGTAGAGGGACTCCAAAG tcattgtTCAAAAAGGGGAACGAGAGTAGATCAAACAGCTCAAGAG CTTTCCAAAGGCAGAGGCAAAACAGGGAGCAGACGAACCCACAAGATTTGCCACCACTCCTACCCGAACTCAAGGACTATCACCGAAGGAAGCATGCCTCAAGTTACCCAAACGCATCTGCATTTCCTCCGAATGAACCTAACATGAACGTAGACAGGCGCAGCCAGCGGGAGAACAGGCTTAGCAATGAGCGCACCAGAGATGAACCGCGAAGGTCGGATTTCAGGGAAGGCCATGCGTACAGAGAAGGCTACATGGACTCTGATTATCGTCTTCAGTATGAAGAGGGATATGGTGGAGATTCACAAAGAAGTTTGGCACTTGAGCGAGGTGATGCTCCCAAGTATGATTTTAGGGAGGAGTTGCCTCGTGGCCTTGGTCAGTCTGACTATTACCCTGAGGGGGTGCCTCCTTATAGAAGAGCCTATCCAGAAAGAGAGTCTGTTCAGGATTTCCACTCTGAGGATGTCAGGGGTGGGAACGGTCGTTCTGAGTATTCACCCTCCCAGGCCATGTACCCTGAAGGTGATAAACTGCGGTGGTCCCTGGAGAGGGAAGCTGATAGGCACGACGGTATGAACAAAGCAGGTAGACAGGGATCAAGTGAACCAGAAGCCAGGAGGAGGAACTTCTCTCCATCTATGGAGGGGGACCGATCACGTGACAATTTGTTCAATATAATTCAAGATTATCGTCATGAGATGAGAGAGGCGCATCAAGATGAGGCAGTTGATAGGAGAGCAGGAGGCCCAGCCTCACAGAGACACATGGATGTTGGCAGAACCATTTCTAACATCCCAGAGCCATTCAGGCGGTTCCTGAAAGGAGGCGCCGAAGATGATGTTCACggtaaaaggaaaagaaagagccGCTTCTCCGATGCCACTCCAGAGGAAGTGGAAGGGACAAGGGAGAT GTATGGGGATAATTATGGATCTCCAAATCCAAAGTTTGGAGGTGACGCAAGGCCAGGTAGTGCACCAATGAGTGGAGGACAATTTTCAGACCTCTACAGAGAACCACAG GGTCCACATCATCCTGAAATGAACCAAAGAGGAGGCTCTGAGTCGGAGGGCGTCTTTGATATGCTG AGCAACATTGAAATTGAGAATGCTGAAGAGGCTGACTTCTTGAAAAGTAAACTTTGCAACCTGCTTAAAGAATTCAAAACGAAAAAGATGGAGAAAGCTGTG CAGAACAGCCACGGTCGAGAAGGGATCCCCAGAAACTACAGCAACATGGAGCTGGACCCTCGACAGCCGCCGTTCGAGAGGACCATGAGAGATGATTCGCACCACAGACAGTCAGAAGACCTCGACTTCAGAGACTGGAGGCAGCGTGAGCATCTTCCAGAGGAGCGGCACAATGTTTATCCCCCCCCTGCACACGAAGATTCCAGATACTCAAAAAGAGGCCGCTTTGAAG aggaATCTGGAGCTCCTCATACAAACTGCTTAGATGAGCCGCCCTATTATCCTGAAAGGTTTCCAGAATCCCTGCCGTCTCGTGACTACCAGCCTCCTGTTGGAGAGTTTTTCGACTCTCACTCTTCTGCACCTCCCCACCACATGGAACAAGAATCCAGGATGCCCAGAGGACCCCGGTACTCTAACAACCTGGACAAAATCACCTCCGCCCTCCTGGAACTTGTGGCAAGGAAATAA